One segment of Synechococcus sp. A15-24 DNA contains the following:
- a CDS encoding diflavin flavoprotein: MVVAAAAPKLSLQCETIAGDTSTIRSLDWDRSRFDIEFGLRNGTTYNAFLVRGERTALIDTSHAKFRDTWIPLLKEQIEPTAIDVLIVSHTEPDHSGLIGDLIDLNPDVEIVGSKVALQFLQDQVHRPFKSRAVKSGEELDLGTNPESGIQHRFEFLSAPNLHWPDTIFSFDHGTGILYTCDAFGLHYCSDDVFDSDPGAIAPDFRFYYDCLMGPNARSVLQALKRMGGLPEINTIAVGHGPLLRHHLSHWVNDYREWSGQRSKGESYAAVCYLSQYGFSDRISQAIAHGIGKAEAQVQLVDLRATDPQELTALIGDAKAVVVPTWPAEPDWELQASIGTLLAALHPKQLVGVFDAFGGNDEPIDAVADQLRSQGQKQAFAPLRIRQLPQGNDYQRCEESGTDLGQLLTKEKAIAAMKSLDGDLDKALGRISGGLYVVTASQGEGESQRRSAMVASWVSQASFSPPGLTVAVAKDRAIEALMQVGDRFVLNVLREDNHQPLLRHFLKRFPPGADRFAGVSVLEGVADGGPVLTDALAYLGCRVEQRMEGPDHWIIYAVVEQGNVADAEASTAVHHRKVGNHY, from the coding sequence ATGGTCGTCGCTGCCGCTGCACCAAAGCTGTCGCTGCAGTGCGAAACCATCGCCGGTGATACGAGCACGATCCGTTCGCTCGACTGGGATCGCAGCCGCTTCGACATCGAGTTCGGGCTGCGCAACGGCACCACCTACAACGCCTTTCTGGTGCGGGGTGAACGCACCGCCCTGATTGACACCAGCCACGCCAAGTTCCGCGACACCTGGATTCCTCTGCTGAAGGAGCAGATCGAGCCCACAGCCATCGATGTGCTGATTGTGAGCCACACCGAACCGGATCACTCAGGATTGATCGGCGACCTGATCGACCTCAACCCCGACGTTGAGATCGTCGGCTCGAAGGTGGCGCTGCAGTTCCTGCAGGATCAGGTGCACCGGCCCTTCAAGTCCCGCGCGGTGAAGTCCGGCGAGGAGCTGGATCTTGGAACCAACCCGGAGAGCGGCATCCAGCATCGCTTCGAATTCCTCAGTGCTCCGAACCTGCACTGGCCGGACACGATCTTTTCCTTTGATCACGGCACCGGCATCCTCTACACCTGCGATGCCTTCGGCCTCCACTACTGCTCCGACGACGTCTTCGACAGTGACCCGGGCGCCATCGCCCCGGACTTCCGCTTCTATTACGACTGCTTGATGGGGCCCAACGCCCGCAGCGTGTTGCAAGCCCTCAAACGCATGGGCGGACTGCCGGAGATCAACACGATCGCCGTCGGCCATGGCCCCCTACTGCGCCACCACCTCAGCCACTGGGTGAATGACTATCGCGAGTGGAGTGGTCAACGCAGCAAGGGTGAGAGTTATGCAGCCGTCTGCTATCTGAGCCAATACGGCTTCTCAGACAGGATCAGCCAGGCCATCGCCCACGGAATCGGCAAGGCCGAAGCCCAGGTGCAGCTGGTGGACCTGCGCGCTACTGACCCACAGGAATTGACGGCGCTGATTGGAGATGCCAAAGCGGTGGTGGTGCCCACCTGGCCAGCGGAACCGGACTGGGAGCTGCAGGCATCCATCGGCACCCTGCTTGCAGCACTCCATCCAAAACAATTGGTAGGCGTTTTTGATGCCTTCGGCGGCAACGATGAGCCGATTGACGCCGTGGCCGATCAGCTGCGCAGCCAGGGCCAGAAGCAGGCCTTCGCGCCGCTGCGCATCCGTCAGCTACCGCAGGGGAACGATTACCAGCGCTGCGAAGAATCCGGTACCGACCTCGGCCAGCTGCTGACCAAGGAGAAAGCCATCGCGGCAATGAAGAGCCTGGATGGAGATCTGGACAAGGCCCTTGGGCGGATCAGCGGCGGGTTGTACGTGGTGACAGCGAGCCAGGGCGAGGGGGAATCCCAGCGCCGCAGCGCCATGGTGGCCAGTTGGGTGAGCCAGGCCAGCTTTTCCCCACCGGGCCTCACGGTGGCGGTCGCCAAGGACAGGGCCATCGAAGCCCTGATGCAGGTAGGGGACCGCTTTGTGCTCAATGTGCTGCGGGAGGACAACCACCAGCCGCTGCTGCGCCATTTCCTCAAGCGTTTTCCCCCTGGTGCTGATCGCTTTGCCGGCGTGAGCGTTCTGGAGGGGGTTGCGGATGGCGGCCCTGTGTTGACCGATGCCCTGGCCTACCTCGGTTGCCGGGTGGAGCAACGGATGGAAGGACCCGACCACTGGATCATCTACGCCGTGGTGGAGCAGGGCAATGTGGCCGATGCCGAAGCCAGTACCGCCGTGCACCACCGCAAAGTGGGCAACCACTACTGA
- a CDS encoding diflavin flavoprotein, translating to MSVTSTSTERRTLQIPIDTGVVALRGLSPQRHRFELEYALERGSTANSVLFAAGDDQPAVLVHPPGAAYSAVFLPALAKLLPDASQPLLVVVGHVNPNRVALLRSLAETYPGLELITSNAGAKLLEELWTQRKPSPPGEEQQQPPLPDLPPLRVIRHEQTLVMAQGRSLQLIATPTPRWPGGLLAFEQTLGLLISDKFFSAHVCTEEWAETNRTSTEEERRHFYDCLMAPMARQVEGVVERLEELDIRTIAPGHGPAIEASWRSLLSDYRRWGEGQQNASLNVALLFASAYGNTAAIADALAQGVSRTGIRVNSLNCEFTPADELIGTIQQSDAVLIGSPTLGGHAPTPIVSALGTLLAEGDRGKPVGVFGSFGWSGEAVDLLETKLRDGGFSFGFEPIRVKFSPEATKVKELEEIGTRFGRQLLQAQKKAQRRSAGGLSESRSDPAVLALGRVIGSLCVLTTRKGELSGAMVASWVSQASFTPPGITVAVAKDRAVEALLHKGDRFALNVLAEGRETAQMKQFLQPFAPGADRFAGLELQESPGDQPLLPEALAWLEGSVKQRMECGDHWLVYAEVLHGGLFDPAGSTAVHQRRSGANY from the coding sequence ATGAGCGTGACCAGCACCAGCACCGAGCGACGCACGCTTCAAATCCCGATCGACACCGGCGTGGTTGCTTTACGTGGGCTGAGCCCCCAACGCCATCGCTTCGAACTGGAATATGCCCTTGAACGCGGTAGCACCGCCAACAGCGTGCTGTTTGCCGCCGGGGACGACCAACCCGCGGTTCTGGTGCATCCCCCCGGAGCGGCATACAGCGCTGTCTTCCTGCCGGCGCTGGCGAAGCTGCTGCCAGACGCCTCCCAACCTCTGCTGGTGGTCGTGGGACACGTCAACCCCAACCGGGTGGCGCTGCTGCGCAGCCTCGCTGAGACCTACCCAGGGCTGGAGCTGATCACCTCCAACGCTGGCGCCAAATTGCTGGAGGAACTCTGGACGCAGCGGAAGCCGTCCCCTCCTGGAGAAGAGCAGCAGCAACCGCCGTTGCCGGATCTGCCACCGCTGCGGGTGATTCGCCACGAGCAAACCCTGGTCATGGCCCAGGGCCGCAGCTTGCAGCTGATCGCCACACCGACACCCCGCTGGCCTGGCGGCCTGCTCGCGTTTGAGCAAACCCTGGGACTGCTGATCAGCGACAAGTTTTTCAGCGCCCATGTGTGCACGGAGGAGTGGGCCGAGACCAACCGCACCAGCACGGAGGAAGAACGGCGCCACTTCTACGACTGCCTGATGGCACCGATGGCCCGTCAGGTGGAAGGGGTGGTGGAACGTCTGGAAGAGCTGGACATCCGCACCATTGCCCCGGGCCACGGACCTGCGATCGAAGCCAGCTGGCGCAGCCTGTTGAGTGATTACCGTCGCTGGGGAGAAGGCCAGCAGAACGCAAGCCTGAATGTGGCTCTGCTGTTTGCCAGCGCTTACGGCAACACCGCCGCTATCGCCGATGCCCTGGCCCAGGGTGTGAGCCGCACCGGCATCCGTGTGAATAGTCTCAACTGTGAGTTCACTCCAGCGGATGAACTGATCGGCACCATTCAGCAGTCCGATGCCGTTTTGATCGGATCACCCACCCTGGGGGGCCATGCACCCACCCCGATCGTCTCGGCCCTGGGCACCCTTCTGGCTGAAGGCGATCGCGGCAAACCCGTTGGCGTGTTCGGCAGCTTCGGCTGGAGCGGTGAAGCCGTGGACCTGCTGGAAACCAAGCTCCGCGATGGCGGCTTCAGCTTCGGATTCGAGCCGATCCGGGTGAAATTCAGCCCCGAAGCCACGAAAGTGAAGGAGCTCGAGGAAATCGGCACCCGCTTTGGTCGGCAGCTGCTGCAGGCTCAGAAAAAAGCGCAGCGGCGCAGTGCTGGCGGCCTCAGTGAAAGCCGAAGCGATCCGGCGGTTCTGGCCCTCGGCCGGGTCATCGGCTCCCTTTGTGTGCTCACCACCCGCAAAGGAGAGCTCAGCGGCGCCATGGTGGCGAGCTGGGTCAGCCAGGCCAGCTTCACTCCTCCGGGGATCACCGTGGCGGTGGCCAAGGACAGGGCCGTGGAAGCACTCCTTCACAAGGGCGACCGCTTTGCGCTGAACGTGTTGGCGGAAGGCCGTGAAACGGCTCAGATGAAGCAATTCCTGCAACCCTTCGCACCGGGTGCTGACCGCTTTGCCGGACTTGAGCTCCAGGAGAGCCCCGGCGATCAACCGCTGTTGCCGGAGGCACTGGCGTGGCTGGAGGGCAGCGTGAAACAGCGCATGGAATGCGGCGACCACTGGCTGGTGTACGCGGAAGTGCTGCATGGAGGCCTGTTCGATCCAGCCGGATCAACCGCCGTGCACCAACGCCGCAGCGGGGCGAATTACTGA
- a CDS encoding rubredoxin, producing MDLSKPSTQANLEAAFGGESMANRKYLFFADVAKKLGHNDLAKLFRETAAQETEHAFAHFRLLHPELAIENADDLNVEQKQAMLSRCLELAIEGETYEYTTMYPEFAAQARQDRDSGAEAEFAEQSSESMEHAGTFRTAAKNFGLLTPIEQHHAATYGVALEALQGKGTAGQMDQPIPGKWICKVCSMIYDPTAGDPDSGIAPGTAFEQIPDDWHCPICGARKASFVPYREAELKAA from the coding sequence ATGGATTTGTCCAAGCCCTCCACCCAGGCCAATCTCGAGGCCGCCTTCGGCGGGGAAAGCATGGCCAATCGCAAATATTTGTTCTTTGCCGATGTAGCCAAGAAACTCGGCCACAACGACCTCGCCAAGCTGTTTCGCGAGACCGCAGCCCAGGAAACCGAGCACGCCTTCGCCCATTTCCGTCTGCTCCACCCCGAGCTGGCGATTGAGAACGCCGATGACCTCAACGTTGAACAGAAGCAGGCGATGTTGAGTCGCTGCCTCGAACTCGCGATTGAAGGGGAAACCTACGAGTACACAACGATGTACCCGGAATTCGCTGCCCAGGCCCGTCAGGACCGAGACAGTGGAGCCGAAGCGGAGTTCGCTGAGCAAAGCAGCGAATCCATGGAGCATGCCGGCACCTTTCGAACCGCTGCCAAGAATTTCGGTCTTCTGACCCCGATCGAACAGCATCACGCCGCAACCTATGGCGTCGCTCTCGAGGCACTCCAAGGCAAGGGAACGGCCGGCCAGATGGATCAACCCATTCCGGGCAAATGGATCTGCAAGGTCTGCTCAATGATCTATGACCCAACGGCTGGCGATCCCGATTCCGGCATTGCTCCTGGCACTGCCTTTGAACAGATTCCCGACGACTGGCATTGCCCGATCTGTGGTGCTCGCAAGGCCAGCTTTGTGCCTTACCGGGAAGCAGAACTCAAGGCGGCCTGA
- a CDS encoding helix-turn-helix domain-containing protein → MAEHRGFQDGQSDGDCKAELALRVIKGRWKLLVLRELAEGTRRFSDLQRALDGISQKVLTDQLRDLEVDGVLARTIHPEVPPRVDYTLTTLGRDLLPVLDGLHEWGEQASRLGDDSSSA, encoded by the coding sequence TTGGCGGAGCACAGGGGATTTCAGGACGGACAGAGTGATGGTGATTGCAAGGCTGAGTTGGCCCTGCGGGTGATCAAGGGCCGCTGGAAGTTGTTGGTGCTGCGGGAGCTGGCGGAGGGCACGCGGCGTTTCTCTGATTTGCAGCGTGCGCTCGATGGCATCAGCCAGAAGGTGCTCACCGATCAATTGCGCGATTTGGAAGTGGATGGCGTTCTGGCCCGCACCATTCATCCGGAGGTGCCGCCCCGTGTGGACTACACCTTGACCACGCTCGGGCGAGACCTGTTGCCTGTGCTGGATGGCCTCCATGAATGGGGTGAACAGGCATCCCGATTAGGTGACGATTCCTCGAGCGCCTGA
- a CDS encoding NAD(P)H-dependent oxidoreductase translates to MAPSAPDLLVLAASNGENLKLAQRFVAAAEQRQQRADLLDLTRLDLPLFTPRAEQKERNPPLIKLEQQLQQAPRWVICAPEYNGSIPPVLSNAIAWLSVQGDDFRDLFNGRPIAMATVSGSGGMELLVSLRIQLTHLGAQVVGRQLLGNKSKPPEDETINDLIHRLLQLQPLAL, encoded by the coding sequence ATGGCCCCGTCCGCTCCAGATCTCCTGGTCCTGGCTGCCAGTAATGGCGAAAACCTGAAACTGGCCCAGCGCTTCGTGGCGGCTGCCGAACAACGTCAGCAACGGGCAGACCTGCTCGATCTCACCCGGTTGGATCTCCCCCTGTTCACCCCAAGGGCCGAACAGAAGGAACGCAATCCACCCTTGATCAAGCTTGAACAGCAGTTGCAGCAGGCACCCCGTTGGGTGATCTGCGCCCCGGAATACAACGGCTCCATTCCGCCGGTGCTCAGCAACGCGATCGCCTGGCTGTCGGTGCAGGGGGACGACTTCCGCGACCTGTTCAACGGCCGCCCGATCGCCATGGCGACGGTGTCCGGCAGTGGCGGCATGGAACTGCTGGTGTCCCTGCGAATTCAGCTCACCCATCTGGGTGCGCAGGTGGTGGGCCGCCAGCTGCTCGGCAACAAGTCCAAACCACCCGAAGACGAGACGATCAACGACCTGATCCATCGCCTGCTTCAACTCCAACCTCTCGCTCTCTGA
- a CDS encoding pirin-like bicupin family protein, which produces MTNLLSKTAVIHRPSNERFHSRLNWLDSRHTFSFSNHFDPAWTGFGPLLVINDDTIAAGEGFGMHPHRDMEIITVMVEGQINHQDSMGHAEVLRAGEVQRMSAGRGIVHSEMNRGQSPCRLLQIWIAPVHKGLEPSYEQRHIDVGKAWTPLLNPDPSQGAMAIDRPVRLWRAQPKQGQELILPAESGDTLWLQLINGSVQLEGIDGDAPDALQCGDGLGLRNQRNWTLTSQTDEADLLLFSLA; this is translated from the coding sequence ATGACCAACCTGCTTTCCAAAACCGCTGTCATTCACAGACCATCCAACGAGCGTTTTCACAGCCGCCTGAACTGGCTGGATTCCCGCCACACCTTTTCGTTCTCCAATCATTTCGATCCCGCCTGGACAGGCTTCGGCCCCCTGCTGGTGATCAATGACGACACCATTGCCGCCGGTGAAGGATTTGGCATGCACCCACACCGCGATATGGAAATCATCACGGTGATGGTCGAGGGTCAGATCAACCACCAGGACTCCATGGGCCACGCTGAAGTGCTGCGGGCTGGAGAGGTGCAACGCATGAGCGCTGGCAGGGGGATCGTGCACAGTGAGATGAACAGAGGCCAGTCGCCCTGTCGCCTTCTGCAGATCTGGATTGCACCTGTCCACAAGGGACTTGAGCCGTCCTACGAGCAACGCCACATCGACGTCGGCAAGGCCTGGACACCGCTGCTGAATCCAGACCCGAGCCAAGGGGCCATGGCCATCGACCGGCCGGTCCGGCTCTGGCGGGCGCAACCCAAGCAGGGGCAGGAGCTCATCCTGCCCGCTGAAAGTGGTGACACCCTTTGGCTGCAACTGATCAACGGCTCCGTCCAGCTGGAAGGGATTGATGGCGATGCCCCTGATGCGCTCCAGTGCGGTGATGGCCTGGGACTGCGAAACCAGCGGAACTGGACCCTGACAAGCCAGACCGACGAGGCCGATCTTCTGTTGTTCAGCCTGGCCTGA
- the gcvP gene encoding aminomethyl-transferring glycine dehydrogenase encodes MASALVTSPFLQRHVGPSDAEQQRMLSALGYADMAAFLADVVPEDIFDESPPQGLLPPGCGEAEALSHLREIAAANDSRRSLIGLGYHGTATPALIQRQVFENPAWYTAYTPYQAEIAQGRLEALLNFQTLISELTGLPIANASLLDEATAAAEAMSLSYGICRRTEANRFLVDANVLPQTWAVLQTRAEPLGIVLERVTPEQASFDASVFGVLLQLPGADGQIWDPTAVIARAHEAGALVTVAIDPLAQTLIAPVASFGADIAVGSAQRFGVPMGFGGPHAAFFATKDTYKRQIPGRLVGQSRDSAGNPALRLALQTREQHIRRDKATSNICTAQVLLAVMASFYAVHHGPNGLMAIARRIVGQRRQLERALQSLGFDVPDGERFDTVTVTSALAPAVHQAVGEAGFNLRVLPDGANPPDSTGFGIALDECTTADELSRLVAALATAAGQTSPSLPLAPVEELASVPERVDPWLSQSVFHDHRSETELMRYIQRLVSRDLSLVHGMIPLGSCTMKLNAAAELLPVSWPAFAGLHPFAPVAQAAGYQRLAEQLEAWLAALTGFAAVSLQPNAGSQGEYAGLLVIRAWHRSRGDDHRDVCLIPTSAHGTNPASAVMAGLKVVAVACDADGNIDQQDLAARAAEHADRLAALMVTYPSTHGVFETGIRGICELVHRHGGQVYLDGANLNAQVGLCRPGAFGADVCHLNLHKTFCIPHGGGGPGVGPIGVAAHLAPFLPGHPLQASPDQAIGPVSAAALGSASILPISWMYLRMMGPEALRQATAVALLSANYLALRLDPHYPVLFRGATGRVAHECILDLRPLKRDAGIDVDDIAKRLMDYGFHAPTVSWPVAGTVMVEPTESESLGELDRFADAMIAIRDEIREIESGAMDASNNPLKQAPHTMAAVIAQDWDRPYSRQQAAFPLPDQQQNKVWPAVARIDNAYGDRNLICTCPSVEEIAVAVAA; translated from the coding sequence ATGGCGTCCGCCTTGGTGACCTCCCCCTTCCTGCAGCGTCACGTCGGTCCCAGCGACGCCGAACAGCAACGGATGCTCTCCGCGCTGGGCTACGCGGACATGGCTGCCTTTCTGGCTGACGTTGTGCCGGAGGACATTTTTGATGAATCTCCACCGCAGGGGTTGCTTCCACCAGGTTGCGGCGAAGCCGAAGCCTTATCCCATCTGCGTGAGATCGCAGCCGCCAATGATTCACGCCGCTCGTTGATCGGCCTGGGTTACCACGGAACAGCCACGCCGGCCTTGATCCAGCGCCAGGTCTTCGAAAATCCTGCCTGGTACACGGCCTATACCCCGTATCAAGCAGAGATTGCCCAGGGACGCCTCGAGGCCCTGCTGAATTTCCAGACCCTGATCAGCGAGCTGACCGGTCTGCCCATCGCCAATGCGTCCTTACTGGATGAGGCCACGGCGGCAGCGGAAGCGATGAGCCTGAGTTACGGCATTTGTCGCCGGACGGAGGCCAACCGCTTCCTGGTGGATGCCAACGTTCTTCCACAGACCTGGGCCGTGCTGCAGACCCGCGCGGAACCCTTGGGGATCGTTCTGGAGCGTGTCACCCCAGAGCAGGCCAGCTTTGACGCCTCAGTGTTTGGCGTGCTGCTGCAGTTGCCCGGCGCTGATGGTCAGATCTGGGATCCCACGGCCGTGATAGCCCGTGCCCACGAGGCTGGGGCCCTTGTGACGGTGGCCATCGATCCTCTGGCTCAGACCTTGATCGCCCCGGTGGCGTCCTTTGGCGCTGACATTGCGGTTGGCAGCGCCCAGCGTTTCGGTGTGCCGATGGGTTTCGGGGGGCCCCATGCCGCCTTCTTTGCCACCAAGGACACCTACAAGCGTCAGATCCCTGGCCGTCTTGTGGGTCAGTCCAGGGATTCGGCAGGCAATCCAGCCCTGCGTCTGGCATTGCAGACCCGTGAGCAGCACATCCGCCGCGACAAGGCCACCAGCAACATCTGCACGGCCCAGGTTCTGCTGGCGGTGATGGCGTCCTTCTACGCCGTTCATCACGGTCCGAACGGTCTGATGGCGATCGCCCGTCGCATCGTCGGTCAGCGCCGGCAGCTTGAGCGTGCTTTGCAAAGCCTTGGTTTTGATGTGCCGGACGGAGAGCGCTTCGACACGGTCACCGTGACCTCAGCTCTGGCGCCAGCTGTGCATCAAGCGGTTGGGGAAGCAGGTTTCAACCTGCGGGTGCTCCCGGATGGCGCTAATCCGCCCGATTCAACGGGTTTTGGCATCGCCTTGGATGAATGCACCACGGCCGATGAACTCTCCAGGTTGGTCGCGGCCTTGGCCACGGCCGCTGGCCAGACCTCTCCTTCCTTACCGCTGGCGCCCGTTGAGGAGCTGGCCAGTGTGCCCGAGCGGGTTGACCCCTGGCTTAGCCAATCGGTGTTTCACGACCATCGCAGTGAGACCGAACTGATGCGCTACATCCAGCGCCTGGTGAGTCGCGATCTTTCCTTGGTGCACGGGATGATCCCCCTCGGGAGTTGCACGATGAAACTCAATGCAGCCGCTGAGCTGCTGCCCGTGAGCTGGCCTGCCTTCGCTGGCCTGCACCCCTTCGCTCCGGTGGCTCAGGCCGCCGGCTACCAGCGGTTGGCCGAGCAGCTGGAGGCCTGGCTCGCAGCGCTCACCGGTTTTGCAGCGGTGTCCCTGCAGCCCAATGCCGGGTCCCAGGGGGAGTACGCCGGACTGCTGGTGATCCGGGCCTGGCATCGCTCAAGAGGCGACGACCATCGCGATGTCTGCCTGATCCCCACCAGTGCCCATGGCACGAACCCAGCCAGTGCCGTGATGGCGGGTCTCAAGGTGGTGGCCGTGGCTTGCGACGCCGACGGCAACATCGATCAGCAGGATCTGGCTGCCCGGGCAGCGGAGCACGCCGATCGCCTCGCGGCCCTTATGGTCACCTACCCCTCCACCCATGGCGTCTTCGAGACCGGCATTCGCGGGATTTGTGAGCTGGTGCATCGCCATGGTGGTCAGGTGTATCTCGACGGCGCCAACCTCAATGCCCAAGTGGGTTTGTGCCGTCCAGGCGCCTTCGGTGCCGATGTTTGCCATCTGAACCTGCACAAGACCTTCTGCATTCCCCACGGCGGTGGCGGACCCGGTGTTGGTCCTATCGGTGTGGCGGCCCATCTGGCTCCCTTCCTCCCCGGTCATCCCTTGCAGGCTTCGCCAGATCAAGCCATTGGGCCGGTGTCTGCAGCAGCTTTGGGCAGCGCGAGCATCCTGCCGATAAGCTGGATGTACTTGCGGATGATGGGGCCGGAGGCCCTGCGCCAGGCCACAGCGGTGGCGTTGCTATCCGCCAACTATCTGGCCCTTCGCCTGGACCCGCACTACCCCGTGCTGTTCCGCGGTGCCACGGGTCGTGTTGCCCATGAATGCATCCTTGATTTGCGTCCGTTGAAACGGGATGCCGGGATCGATGTGGATGACATCGCCAAACGATTGATGGATTACGGCTTCCATGCGCCGACGGTGAGTTGGCCTGTGGCCGGCACCGTGATGGTGGAGCCCACCGAAAGCGAAAGCCTGGGGGAATTGGATCGTTTTGCTGACGCCATGATTGCCATCCGCGATGAAATTCGGGAGATCGAATCAGGGGCTATGGATGCCAGCAATAACCCCTTGAAACAGGCTCCTCACACGATGGCTGCTGTCATCGCCCAGGACTGGGATCGTCCTTACAGCCGGCAACAGGCTGCATTCCCGTTGCCTGATCAGCAGCAGAACAAGGTGTGGCCTGCGGTGGCTCGCATTGACAATGCCTATGGCGATCGCAACTTGATTTGCACGTGCCCAAGCGTTGAAGAGATTGCCGTGGCGGTTGCTGCGTAA
- the gcvH gene encoding glycine cleavage system protein GcvH has product MAFEFPASFRFADSHEYANADGELVRVGISAFAVDQLGDIVFVDLPDVGDSLDKGATFGSVESVKAVEDMYAPVAGEVVQRNEAVLASPEELQNDPHGEGWLLVLRPSDPAQLEALMDAGTYGTKVNAG; this is encoded by the coding sequence ATGGCGTTCGAGTTCCCCGCTTCCTTCCGCTTCGCTGATAGCCACGAGTACGCCAATGCCGACGGTGAGCTTGTGCGGGTGGGCATCAGTGCCTTTGCCGTGGATCAGTTGGGAGACATCGTGTTCGTAGATCTCCCCGACGTGGGCGACAGCCTCGACAAGGGCGCCACGTTTGGATCGGTTGAATCGGTGAAGGCTGTGGAGGACATGTACGCCCCGGTGGCCGGCGAGGTGGTGCAGCGAAATGAAGCGGTGCTCGCCAGCCCTGAGGAGTTGCAGAACGATCCCCATGGGGAAGGTTGGTTGCTGGTGCTGCGCCCCAGTGATCCCGCCCAGCTGGAAGCCCTGATGGATGCCGGCACCTACGGCACCAAGGTGAACGCAGGCTGA
- a CDS encoding aminotransferase class I/II-fold pyridoxal phosphate-dependent enzyme, translated as MAAARTELVQARLERVLSSMASERVGTQHFASLTGYGHGDQGREVVDRVFARVLGAEAAAVRMQFVSGTHAIAAALFGVLRPGDRLLSITGSPYDTLEEVIGLRDPGQGSLAEFGVSYDEIELTADGSVDVDAVQRALERPCRMVLIQRSCGYSWRPSIAVAEIGRLSALIHARQPECVVFVDNCYGELVQEQEPTQVGADLIAGSLIKNLGGTIAPTGGYVAGRAALVEQACCRLTAPGIGREGGTGFDLQRLVLQGLFLAPQMVAEALIGADLVAGVFQRLGFAVNPEPGANRSDLIQAVRLGSPESLKLVCRAFQACSPVGAYLDPVPASMPGYASDLVMAGGTFIDGSTSEFSADAPLREPFNLYVQGGTHRAHVQLALTRALSVLDAAGLIDLPQTG; from the coding sequence CTGGCCGCCGCTCGCACTGAGCTGGTTCAGGCGCGTCTGGAGCGGGTCTTGTCTTCAATGGCGTCTGAGCGGGTGGGCACACAGCATTTCGCTTCCCTCACCGGCTACGGCCATGGGGATCAGGGGCGTGAGGTGGTGGACCGGGTCTTTGCGCGCGTCCTGGGCGCGGAGGCGGCTGCTGTCCGCATGCAGTTCGTCAGCGGGACCCATGCAATCGCGGCGGCCCTCTTCGGAGTGCTGCGGCCTGGCGACCGGTTGTTGTCCATCACCGGGAGCCCTTACGACACCCTTGAGGAAGTGATCGGCCTGCGGGACCCTGGCCAGGGCTCTCTGGCGGAGTTCGGTGTCAGTTACGACGAAATCGAACTGACGGCAGATGGCTCGGTGGATGTCGATGCTGTTCAGCGTGCTCTGGAGCGCCCCTGCCGCATGGTGCTGATCCAACGCAGCTGCGGTTATAGCTGGCGGCCGTCGATCGCTGTGGCGGAGATCGGACGCCTCAGTGCCCTCATTCATGCCCGGCAGCCGGAGTGCGTTGTGTTCGTCGACAATTGTTATGGCGAACTGGTGCAGGAGCAGGAGCCAACCCAGGTGGGTGCGGATCTGATCGCCGGCTCTCTGATCAAGAACCTTGGGGGAACCATCGCCCCAACGGGGGGGTACGTCGCTGGACGAGCTGCTCTGGTGGAGCAGGCCTGTTGCCGGCTCACGGCGCCGGGCATCGGTCGCGAAGGGGGCACCGGTTTTGATCTGCAGCGGCTGGTCTTGCAGGGGTTGTTTCTGGCTCCACAGATGGTGGCGGAGGCATTAATTGGTGCTGATCTGGTGGCTGGCGTGTTCCAAAGGCTGGGTTTTGCGGTGAATCCAGAACCTGGGGCGAACCGCAGTGATCTGATCCAGGCGGTTCGGCTCGGCTCGCCTGAGTCTCTCAAGCTGGTCTGTCGTGCATTCCAGGCCTGTTCACCGGTTGGCGCTTACCTCGATCCTGTTCCCGCATCGATGCCGGGGTATGCCAGTGACCTGGTGATGGCTGGTGGCACTTTTATTGATGGCTCCACCAGCGAGTTCTCCGCCGATGCACCCCTGCGTGAACCTTTCAACCTTTATGTGCAGGGCGGCACCCACCGGGCCCATGTCCAGCTGGCACTCACCCGGGCTCTTTCAGTGTTGGATGCAGCGGGGTTGATCGATCTCCCTCAGACTGGGTAA